A region of the Mangifera indica cultivar Alphonso chromosome 10, CATAS_Mindica_2.1, whole genome shotgun sequence genome:
TTTGTTCATGATATTGCAGTTTTATAAGCATTCTGTGCCGCGGTATGAGATGGACTTGATGTCTGTGGTTAATTCTCTCATATTGTCTATCAAAGAGACAGAGCTTAACGTTGTTAAGTCGGGCCAATGTAACGGTAGCTGCATCAGGTTTTCGCTGGTAAAGCTCTTGAGACTTTCCGGCTATGATGCTGCTGTGTGCTCGACGAGGTGGCAGGGTAGTGGCAAGGTGCCAGGAGGTATGCTTATGGATTTCGAGTAATAATTTTGTTTGCTGaacaatatttgaaaatgaatggATAAAATATGGATTGTTTTCTAAATTGTGGGTTTTTGGATCGTGTAGGGGATCATGAATATATTGATGTGCTGaattacaataataatgggAGTTCTGAGCGTTTGATCATTGATATTGACTTTCGAAGCCACTTCGAAATAGCTAGAGCTGTTGATTCTTATGATAGAATATTGAAATCGCTCCCAGTTGTTTATGTGGGTTCTTTGGTAAGGTTGAAGCAGTTTCTTCAGGTTATGGTTGAGGCTGCGAGATCTTctttgaatcaaaattcaatgcCTCTTCCTCCATGGAGATCTCTTGCTTATTTGCAAGCAAAGTGGCAGTCGCCCCACCTGAGACATTTTCTACCAGGTGAACAGAATATCAATGGCACCTGCTCTTTTGATCATGAACAGTGCATAGGTCACTTAAAAAGGCTGCAGTCTTCTCTGCATTCTGAAATTGAACCAGAGCTGTTTCTGAAGCCGATAAACAGTGACAATAACCGGAGGTTGAAAGTTGAGAGGCATCGGCATTCCTTCTTGAGACCTCTTTGAGAGGTACAAATTTTGGCCTTGGAAAATGCAAGTTCCATATGAGAGTGTAATTCTATTGCGGCTTTCTTTTCTGTGATTTGTTTTCGACATATTAAATAAGTGAGAACCAGCATAAATTGAAGCTTCAGAGAAGCACACACTGCTAACAATGACAAGCAGCATTTTCGTTCTTTACTTTTTTTGGCTTGAGTCGGTATCAAGTTTTCGGAGCTGCATATGTGTAATTCTTTATGCTTTGATTGAACCACTATTAGCGAATTGATGAGTAGATTGTTTCTGGGTTTTGCGTTTTCATAATCATCTTGAATGTATTCCTCGTCCCTCATTTTATTGGTTTTGGAAAGTTTtgcatttgtaattttttttctaaacatttttagaatgTTTCTGCTTTTATCGATGAACTGCATTCTGTATTTCTTTTCCCAGTATTAAAGGAATGAAATCAAATCTCACATCTGCAATTTTCATATCGATCTTTGTTACATTTGACCTTATGGAATCTAAGATGATCAGTAAATTTTAGTCCTGAAGGGACAAGATGCTCCATTTTTAGTACTTTATGATTTATTCTTCTAATCTGTCTTTTCTTCTGAAGAATATATTTCTCCAGGTGATAAACGAGTGCTTTCAACCTTAGATTGTTGAATTCCTGGAATAAATGCTTGGTCTTTTTCGCTGTCaagtataattttatgatttttatgaTTCAAATGTACACTGTTACTGCAAATACAAGTTTGGACCTTCTTTAAAAGCATGCGAGGATACCTTACCATAACTAGATATAATCTGTTTCCAGCTAGGTTTTCTAAGTTTGGAGGGCTACCGGAGCATATTTATTTCAGGCCTCAGGTCAGGTGTGTTATTGGATGTGATTATGAGGAAGATACAAAAATAACATAGAAGCTTTTgcaatcaaatattttatttgcatgcgtaatttaacaaattcaagcaatttcaatttgaaaattttcagtgACTCTTTGAAGATACATTACCTCATATAATAGAAAGATCAATTGGGTCAACAAAAACTAGATATGATAATTTGGTCAACGAAATCAAGTCTTCAACCTATTTCTCCTTGAAGGCTGAGAGGATTTCtcgataaaaatgaaaaaagaataaatattttttcaattcatttcttttttagtttaatttttatttggtttatttccttttttacatattttttaaactcttaacatattaaattatctttaaaagttttgaattatatatcatgTTTTCTAGTGGAGATTGGAGGGTAAAGTGTAAAGACATTTTCTCTACATGGATGGTGAGTGAAatggtagaaaaaaaaaaatttttactcGTAGGACAAAAACAGGGATTCTTTATGACAAAAATTCCTTGTATCaggaataaaaattaagatatttgacCCTTATCTATTTTGTTAGATTAAGATATTTGACTCTTATCTATTATGTTGCCATTTCTAATGAAAACTATCCTTGTCATTGCTTCTCCCTCTTCCTCCACAGAACAAGCCATGGCCCATGGCTAACCTACCGCTGCTGGCCACGAGACAATCATCCCAATAGTAAGCCAGTGATCTAAAAACATGGTTACAAGATAAAtctatatgttatttttaatgtacgattttcttttaaaattttatggctTCTAAACTAAAGATTTCTGTTCTTCCTATAACATTGATGAACCATCAAGTAGACAGATCACATTCAATCTACCAAACATGCACAATAAGATATGCCAtgttaaaagaggaaaaatatagGTTGTCCAAGATGCAGTCTATTCAAGCTAAAAACAGTCTGTCGCTTgatcttttattacatttaagaCTAAAACACTAAAATCCCCCAGACTCAGTTCTTTATTTCTTAGCTGCTTGATTCCCAGTATTCCATGGCCATAGGGTTCAACCTGCAAGTTACCAAAATAATATGGATTTTACAATACTTGACACATCTAAAAGACAGATACAAGTACAAGACACCAAATAATATACCTCAAGTAAATGGAAATATACAAACAATTTTTACCTTCATTTGATTAATCATCGATAACCACAAAGTCAGATTGTTCCCATGCATAAGTCACTTCATGTCGGCTTTTGTAAAAACGGCCTTCTGGATCATAGTAGTACTGTAACAGAGGCCATTTATAGTTTTCATTGTTAAGTTATGAATGTTTAGTATGAAGGTATGATGTAATAAAATGAATCGTAAATATCCAAACAAAATTCTTGCATATGTGAAGCTGCCCAGTGATTGGTCTTTAATTTCACAGTTGAATGGTGAGTTCAGTTATCTCACCATTCAAATCTAACTTGAAGCATCATTCAATGTGAggaaataaagagaaataaagaaaaatataatgatcTTTGTATAACTTAACAGGTTCTTTAATTTTGTCATGTTCTTGTGGTCTCTTAAAACTTGTAAATATTTTCACCATGAGTTTGTCTCATAAATGTTGTACATATTGTCATGTGAGCAAGATTAGGTTTTTGAATACTTGAGATAGTGTTAGatataactaaattattatgtgattgagtgagaTCTTCAAAGAACACATCAAATGGATCGAGcacaaataatattgaaaatgatatgaATGCCATGTGACAATGATCCGGAAATAGATCTTGATTGGGTTTAAGCAACAAAATTCAAGAAATCAAGAAAACAAGAGATACATGATGCGTAGGATGCATACTAGAGAGAGTTTTAATTCTTGTATCTCTTCGTGTGCAAGGTAAACCAAAGATGATAGATGGGAGaacaaattcatcattttttatacgTACTCTATAGATCCTGCCGGATTGCATGCGGCGCTCCTCGGCGATCCAGCCAGGCAGCAGCCAACCGTAGCCGCGGAAAGAGTTGTCAAACATCACACACCTGGTCCCTGGCTTTAGAGACTTTCCACTAAACTGCTGTTTCACCTTTTCCAAAGTGGCTCGTGCTAATTCTGACAGTCTTCCCCCTTCCTCAATGACCCTCTGGCTCTGCTCAGCCTTCTCATTTTTGCAATGTTCCATGGTGTTGGTAGCCTACTCTCGTCTCCAGACTCCGATTTAATTTAATGCTGAAACAAACACTTGaccatttattttctttttcatttccttgTATGTTTCGTTTATTTCTCCTCTTCATCCTTTTCGTTTCTCTAATTTCTCTTTTACCCCGATTTAAATGTAATTAAGTGGGCATATAAGCTAAATAGCTACTAAAATaggttgtatatatatatatatatatatatatatatatatatatatatatatgaagaaagcatgtatcaaaaacttaaaatttcaaaaatggaaaacCTACATGTACAATTTGTtctttaataagtaaaatagatatttagataactttcttttattaaatataaatattttaatatcatgcacaaatagattttgttaacatattataactataaataacggtagatatataaattttactcACTTGTTATAATTACAATAAACGACAAATGCctattataaattttgtcaactaattataactataaataacgatagatatatcaattttattcatttgttataattacaataaacgacaaatatctattattaaatttgttaactaattataactataaataatgatagatatataaattttgctcacttataataattacaataaacgACAAATATGTACTACAACAAATGACAAATATCTATTATAAAGAAACGATAAACATATACAGGGGTTTACTCCTCTTTtgttatgaaatattttagggtgataataataagttaatgataatatataccattttaaatgtgtaattattttatctattatctTGTAATTAACTACTTTATAAATTAATTCTTGGAAATAAGGCATTTGGaatgatttgaatgaaaaatacttTGGTCATAAACAGTGGTGAAGAATTCAGCATATGCAAAGTGTgatggtatatatataaataagtaaaaatattggGTTCTTCTGAAAAGTTATAGTATTgcgtaaattaatatttaattttattaccaaattCGGACGTAATTATGGTAATACAAACAAAACCCAATTGGACTTCCGTTGTCATCATCAATAATAGATTCCCGCGTGGGTAAAGTGTACGTAACCGTTACTTTTCATGTATGGTTACAATTTTGTTGCCGTATTCAGCATGTCTTTTTGGATACTAATTAAATTCCAAAACTCTTCCGTGCAAATCTTAAATATTTGCCTTCTATAATTTCACATGAGATTgaatttttatactaaaattttataaaaataatgttatatatatatatttttagtacataattagAATATATAGGTGATGTGTTaacatatgattggatgttattttatttttaattcaaaatcatgtaaTTACGTGATGACAATTcatctgtatactcaaattgtCTATAAAATGTATGCACATATAGTTTTGTTAATCCCTCAACATATAAAAGTTTTAGTTATAGTCAAcccaatataaaaatttattatggttTATATAGTGCTGTATTAGattgaagtaaaaaatttgCCTCTTTGAGAgcttcaataattttttgtaaaatagttcttaaatgaatataaatatatgtctCATAGCCCAAGCGTTACCTTCAAGAGTATACATCCTGAATGATTCATTTTACATGAAAATACATTATGGCACCATGAACATATGATAGAAAGATCCAATTGGGTCAACAAAAACCAGAGATGACAATTTGCTATGCGAAATTAGGTGTTTGACTTATCTCTTTCTGAACAGAAAGAGGATTTTCTGATAAAGACGAAGATAAATAAATCCTAACCCATCCCTTTCTCGACCTATTTCCTTTTCAGTTGTCTTCTCTCCTATATATTATCTAAACcctaatatattaaattattattaaaattttgaattattataattatatctttaatatcTAATGTAAATTTCCTTATTTTTGCAGAGGAGATGGGTAGAGGAAAGTGTAATAAATTTTCCTTATAGAGATGGAGAGggagaggggaaaaaaaatttatcccaggagaaggaaacaaggattaaggtatttaatttttattcaccCCATTGCTATCTTTAACGAAAATAACACTGACATtgcttcttcctcttcctcaaGACAACAGGCTATGTCCCATGGCTAACCCTACGTGACAACCATTTTAAAGTAAGCCAGTGACCTAAAAACATGGCTATAAGACAAATCCGTACGTTATTTTTAGTGTACGatttgcttataaaattttatggcTTCTAAATCCAAGATTTCTATTCtacctataaattttttttttcagtaagcTACCTATAAAATTGATGAACCATCATATAAACAGATCACATTCAAATTAATCTACCAAACATCCACACTCAGATACACGACTTTAAGACGTgagtttgtttaaattatttggCACGaaattgataaaagaaaagcaaaggTTGTTCAAGATGCAGTCTATTCAAGCTAAAAACAGTCTGTAGCTTGatcttttattacattcaaGACTAAAACACTAAAATCCCCTAGACCCAGTTCTTCTTTATTTATCAGCTGCTTGATTCCCAGTACTCCTTGGCCATAGGGTTCAACCTGCAAGTTACCTGAAGAATATGGATTTTACAACACTTGACACATCCAAAAGATAGATAAAAGTACAAGATACCAAATAATATACCTCAAGTAAATGGAAATATGCAAGCAACTTTTACCTTCGTTTGATTACTCATGGATAACCACGAAGCCATTCTGTTCCCATGCATGAGTCACTTCATGTCGGGTTTTGTAAATACGGCCTTCTGGATCATAGTAGTACTGTAACACAAAGGCCATTTATAGTTTTCATTGTTAAGTTATGAATATTTAGCATAAAGATATGATATAAGAATGACGTGGAAATAGATCTTGATTGGGTTTAAGCAACAATATTCAAGAGATCTAAAAAGTGTAGGATGCATAGTAGAGagagttttaacttttaaatctTGTATCTCTTCATGTGCAACTTATACCAAAGATGATGGAAgaacaaattcaacaaaagtaaaaacaattctaaattttaaatattcatacgCACTCTATAGATCCTGCCGGATTGCATGCGACGCTCCTCGGCGATCCATCCAGGCAGCAGCCAGCCGTAGCCACGGAAAGAGTTGTCGAGCATTACACACCTGGTCCCTGGCTTTAGAGGCTTTCCAATAAACCGCTGTTTCACTTTTTCCAAAGTGGCTCGTGCTGATGGCGATAGTCTTCCCGCTTCTTCAATGATCCTCTTGCTCTGCTCACCCTTCTCATTTTCGCAATGCTCCATGGTGGCTCAGTCTCTCGACTCTAGACTCTGATTTAATTTAATGCTTTAACAAACACTTCACTTCTCAATTTATTTCCTTGAATGTTATGTTTATTTCTCCTCTTTATCCCTtcggtttttttaattttttttaaccccAAAACTATGCATTTCTCTCATTAAAACATTCTTTCattgtttattattatcttttttaaatgtaattatagggttagattcgaaccgagctTAGCTTAGCTTGATTTGTATagaattgagtttaaatcaaacttttagtatagttcattattaaaacaatatcattttaatatatattagttaaaatgatGTGGTTttgtattaaagtttttaagtttGTGAGCTTGATAAATTGAACATCCCAAAACTCGAGctaaaaaatattgaacttttaaGTTCAAGCTCGAACTCACTTGAGTTAAAGACaaacaaactcaattcaaatccaatcaTGATGGGTATATAGGCTAAATAGCtacaaaatagattaaatttgtatgtcatgtaaaggaATTTTCTACGAAGAAagcatatattaaaaacttaatatttcaaaatcaaaagccTAATTATAGCTAAATGTactatttattcattttaccaactaattataactataaataacgataaatatataaattttactcACTTGTTATAATTACAATAAACGACAaatgtatattataaataaataacaaacatctattataaaatttaccaactacttataactataaataataatagatatataaaatttgctcacttgttataattataatagacGACGAAGACTTTTGTGTAATGAAATGTTTTAGGGTGATAATAATAAGTTAatgataatatcattttaaatgtgtgactattttatctataatcTTGTAATTAATTATGGTGTAAGTTAAATCTTGGAAATAAGGCATTAGGAAAatgatttgaaagaaaaataatttgatcattAACAGTGGGGAAGAATTAAGGATATGCAAAGAGTGATGTggtatatacataaataatcaaAGATATTGGGTTCTtctttaaaagttatattattgcataaattatcatttaattttattaccaaattTGGACGTAATCATGGAAATACAAACAAAACCCAATTGAAGTTTCGTTGTCATCAATTATAGATTTCCTTGTGGGTACAGTACAGACCATGTAACCGTTACTTTTCATGTATGGTTACAATTTTGTTGCCATATGTTCAATGTTTTCTTCCATATTGGCTTCTTTGACTTTTCACATGAGATTGAATTTTCTCTGTTTATGC
Encoded here:
- the LOC123226956 gene encoding uncharacterized protein LOC123226956, coding for MELLCATRTTGDLWARGIGGGFSHESEHDLALMVSDFLENGSGGTDSRCSSDSDSGFSDLAHLADKISFYKHSVPRYEMDLMSVVNSLILSIKETELNVVKSGQCNGSCIRFSLVKLLRLSGYDAAVCSTRWQGSGKVPGGDHEYIDVLNYNNNGSSERLIIDIDFRSHFEIARAVDSYDRILKSLPVVYVGSLVRLKQFLQVMVEAARSSLNQNSMPLPPWRSLAYLQAKWQSPHLRHFLPGEQNINGTCSFDHEQCIGHLKRLQSSLHSEIEPELFLKPINSDNNRRLKVERHRHSFLRPL
- the LOC123227370 gene encoding uncharacterized protein LOC123227370 → MEHCENEKGEQSKRIIEEAGRLSPSARATLEKVKQRFIGKPLKPGTRCVMLDNSFRGYGWLLPGWIAEERRMQSGRIYRYYYDPEGRIYKTRHEVTHAWEQNGFVVIHE